From Mastacembelus armatus chromosome 13, fMasArm1.2, whole genome shotgun sequence, one genomic window encodes:
- the sebox gene encoding homeobox protein SEBOX translates to MALFLDSDFLLKQNPQKDMMDFRAIFGEQDYCKDGRSGSTVSSPEPDRSAGLMEGQRKRKRTIFSRAQLSELEQAFAVTPYPDITLRERLAAHTHLPESKIQVWFQNRRARSIKAGRLPKSTKPVLGGRGAAESSPRLLTSPFPTPATLEDMFRQEQNYHCEDAAQNYSDWIQIYSNSVSSPPPSSSLHQQPTLSFPKTSESHLWEEEQHRQQHMGPALPGFLPYSFAQPITRQPHQTVSSHSYEAFRNFKPQSLAPSRAHQVVYRGSTASGGHASVDQVVPSHPQQVYWEVTQGQGHHHHHPQIGSQTSMGYISDLIYNAAIVTNFLEF, encoded by the exons ATGGCTCTGTTCCTGGACTCGGACTTCTTACTCAAGCAGAACCCGCAGAAAGACATGATGGATTTTAGGGCGATATTTGGAGAACAGGATTACTGTAAAG ATGGCCGGAGTGGGAGCACCGTGTCCTCTCCGGAGCCGGACAGGTCCGCAGGTTTGATGGAGGGTCAGAGGAAAAGGAAGCGCACCATCTTCAGCCGAGCTCAGCTGTCGGAGCTGGAACAAGCCTTCGCCGTGACCCCCTACCCAGACATCACTCTGAGGGAGAGGCTGGCTGCGCACACACACCTGCCGGAGAGCAAGATACAG GTGTGGTTCCAGAACAGAAGAGCCAGAAGTATCAAGGCTGGCAGGCTCCCCAAGTCCACCAAGCCTGTCCTAGGAGGTAGAGGGGCTGCAGAGTCCTCCCCTAGACTCCTGACCTCACCTTTCCCCACCCCAGCCACCCTGGAGGATATGTTCAGACAAGAGCAGAACTACCACTGTGAGGATGCTGCACAAAATTACTCAGACTGGATTCAAATCTACAGCAACTCAGTGTCATCACCACCACCTTCCTCGTCTCTCCACCAGCAACCGACACTGAGCTTCCCAAAAACCTCGGAGTCTCATCTGTGGGAAGAGGAACAACACCGGCAGCAGCACATGGGTCCAGCACTCCCTGGTTTTCTTCCCTATTCATTTGCCCAGCCCATCACCAGGCAGCCTCACCAAACTGTTTCGTCCCACTCATATGAGGCCTTCAGGAACTTCAAGCCCCAGAGCCTGGCTCCATCCAGGGCTCATCAGGTTGTGTACAGAGGCAGCACTGCAAGTGGAGGCCATGCTTCTGTTGACCAGGTAGTCCCTTCCCACCCTCAGCAGGTGTACTGGGAGGTAACTCAAGGCCAAGgacatcaccaccaccacccacaaATAGGATCACAGACCTCCATGGGATACATTTCAGACCTGATCTACAATGCTGCTATTGTCACCAATTTCCTGGAATTCTGA
- the vma12 gene encoding transmembrane protein 199, translating to MASAFIIGNKFRQKVMDLLGTTESSLPQTLREELEEIIGKPEPTTLPFSTARKLKKYMQDEGHPFYLHELLDESSLYLPEVVKPPRNPELVARLEKIKAKLANEEYNRITRNVNTQEINRNGTLADFGREVRSMKAVVVTIFNFLVTVVAAFACSYMGSQYLFAETATRVISAVIAASVVGLAELYVLVRTMEGELGEP from the exons ATGGCCTCGGCGTTTATCATCGGAAACAAATTCAGACAGAAGGTGATGGATCTACTGGGAACGACAGAGTCATCTCTGCCACAAACGCTGAGAGAAGAACTGGAGGAGATTATAGGCAAACCAGAGCCAACAACTTTACCCTTCAGTACAGCGAGAAAACTCAAGAAATACATGCAGGACGAAG GGCATCCTTTCTACCTGCATGAGTTGTTGGACGAAAGCTCACTGTACCTGCCTGAGGTGGTGAAGCCTCCCAGA AACCCTGAGCTGGTCGCACGCCTGGAGAAGATTAAAGCCAAACTAGCCAATGAGGAATACAATAGGATCACACGTAATGTCAACACTCAG GAAATCAACCGGAATGGAACATTAGCTGATTTTGGGCGGGAAG TACGGTCCATGAAAGCAGTGGTGGTGACCATATTCAACTTCCTGGTTACAGTGGTTGctgcttttgcctgttcctaCATGGGAAGTCAGTACCTGTTTGCAGAGACTGCAACA agaGTGATTTCAGCTGTGATTGCTGCATCTGTTGTCGGCCTTGCTGAGCTGTACGTCCTGGTCCGGACCATGGAGGGAGAACTAGGAGAACCATAG